The genomic DNA AATGAAAAACTAAAAGAGCGCCCAAAACAAAACAGAATGCCAAGAACGATCCTAATCAGCAATCCAAAGAGTGAAGTTATCATTTTCTCACACTAAATTCTAAACACACAGCTCAGATTCCTCTCTGATCCAAAACAAAACATAATTTTCACATAATGACAGTCCACCCACTGCCTGCCATCATCTATTTGACAAAGACAGGTGAAGTGGGCAAATTAACAGTCTATTTTCCTGTGATGAGGGGGTTTCTCAGCACCACGATTACAGAGTCTCCTCTCAGGAACATCTTGGAGATGTAACGGTCCTTGTTTACTGGTTTGGACTTCTTCTTGCCCTTGCCACTCTTGGGAACTTCTgtccacatctccttcacattcTCCAGGACCATGTTGCAGTGTCTGCATTGAGAAAGGAATACAAATGTATGCAGTTAACCAAAAAGTATTAAGAATTAAGCCTTTGGGAGGATATGGGTAACATTTGATGACGAAATGCAGACATTTTCTTGTGTCTCTATTTGCTGGACATTTGTGATTAACCGTATAACTCCAATGGATGACTTCCCAACTCAGTGGCCTAACTACATAAATACCTGTCAAATGCCTTGACACGGCCAAGCAGCTTCTTGTTGTTTCGGCAGTTGACTAGGACCTGTGTGTTGTTTTTGACAGACTGGGTGAGCACAGACAGGGGCCCAGTATTgaactcctcctcctctcgcttCTGGAGCTCCTCAGGAGTCATCTCAGACTTGGGTTTATTTAACAGGCTCCTGGAAGGATTATTGAGGATGCTCATTGTTAACAGAGTTCAACTCCAGGCAATTCAAACATTGTTGATAGACTTCGTGATGATGATTATGGCGACTTGACACAACTAAAGTTAATTCAGACCAACTGTTAGCTGCTAACAAAGTTTGAAAACTGTTTCACATGAAGAGGCCAAAGACAAGATGTATTAGCTTGCTGGCTAATAAGTTCCCATTTTTATTATGATCAACATGGGTCATCTACAATATATGTTAGCTAGTTACAGCAGTTACTATCGCTAATAACGTTAGATCATCATGGCTGGCTAACGAACAGCTAtcgttagccagccagctagaCAAATTTAGCTACACATCTTTCCACAGTGATGAGGTCTCTGTTTTACTGTATCCAAACAAAGCACACATTGTACTTACATATTTTCTTCAACTAATGGCGATTTTAGCAGGAAAACTATCTAGTAAATATGTTAGCTTTTTGCCGGCTTCTTCAATCGCTCCAACGCCACACTCGTGTGTTGTCTGTCCAACGGCTTCCGGGTCCCATTTTAAAATATTGCAATAACTTCCGGGTTGCCTTAACATGTATTTATAATACATTATCtggatacattttatttatttatgcaatGATGTAAATGCTGTCTCAGTTGTAGATTGCAGTAGAGTAAATTAACTATAATTTAGAGCTTATTCGTATTAATCTCAAGATGATTTTAGAAGAAAATTATTATTTGTGAGAGAAAGAACATGATACTTAAAACACACAGGAGATTCCCTAAAAACCTGCAACAAAAAGTCACTTCCGGTCGTAGCTGTATTGAAGTGTCATGTTTTTAGGTCCCGGACACACAGAGCTTTAGGCTACATATCAGCGATCACTGCAAATATTGGCAGACACAGACCCACAGGTAACTCTGTTGTAGAcctgagaggagacagggagacagagacagggagacaccAACCTTATTTCACAGGGTGGCGGCTCTACCTTGTTAGGTGATCACACCCACAGTGTGCTGATTATGGAGGCCCAGGTCTGGGACTGATTTACAGTGCTTGACTATCATTACGAAACTTACCAAACAGCTTAGACTTGCCCCTCTTCACTCACTCACTTCCTTAATGTCCCCCATAAGCCCCGGACGAATTATTCCAGAGGGGCTGGGATTTTTTACTGTTTCTTGTAAAGTGGGCTTTTTAGACTGTTAGCTGTCCATACACCTatgtcaaggtgtgtgtgtgtgtgtgtgtgtgtgtgtgtgtgtgtgtgtgtgtgtgtgtgtgtgtgtgtgtgcgtgcgtgcgtgcgtgcgtgcgtgcgtgcgtgtgtgtgtgtgtgtggtctagcTACAGGGTCTTGGTGAACACAAGCTGCTCCTGAGTGCTCAGACACATCTTGAGGCCTGCCTCAGTCCCTCTCCTGATGTTGATTTACTCTCTTCCCTGTGGTACTGTGAGTCTGCTGGCTGAGGGATTTAGAGGTGTGGGGTTATTATCAACGCCTGTCAGAGGATAGCTGTTATTTATTACTGAATTAACAGCAAACAGGACCATATTACAGTTGCCCCAGGATACACAAAGCCCCATTCTGTACTAGCTTACCTGTtgattcactctctccctctttacctctaaACCACATTTACTCATGTGAGTAATGAAAATGTTATTATAATGTTTGTATCTAGATGCTAAGTTTGCCAACAGTGTTGGTGTAAGGTTACATGATCCATCCTAAGAGCAGTATCCTGGTCTAACCGCAGCCGTCTAGGAAAGGTGGCTACAGTCCCCATGAAGCATATTTAGTTTGATAGAGGCACACTTCGTGTTTAATTGCTaatttgtaattactttgccaccatggcctatttattgccttacctctcttatcctacctcatttgcacatgctgtatatagatttttatactgtattattgattgtatgtttgtttattccatgtgtaactctgtgttgttgtatatgtcgaactgctttgctttatcttggccaagttgcaaatgagaacttgttctcaactagccttcctggttaaatagtTGTAAGAAataggtgagaaaaaaaatatatatttttttttctccagaaatCTGTCCTTATCTTTGTCCTCACACGTCTATTTTTGTTAACTTATATCTCGGATGAGCCCCAAGAAAGGTGAGGGAAAATTCATCAGGGGTTGATGTCACGTGCAGGCAAAACAGTAGAAGTAGATCAATGAGATCAGCCAGACTGTGatatttatctatctatctccctccctATACATCTCAGTCAAGGCTGGTTCTGCCCTTTATCACACCTATGTAGTTTCAGTTTTGAACTTTTGATGATCTTAAAGGCCcggtgcagtcaaaaacatgagtttacaatgtttgtataaaccatatataaaaaagtatgtggacacccctaaACATGagtggattcggttatttcagccacacctgttgctgacaggtgtataaaatcaagcacacagccatgcaatctccatagacaaacttgAACAGTAgactggccttactgaagagctcagtgactttcaatgtggcaccgtcataggataccacctttccaacaagccagttcatcaaatttctgccctgctagagctgccctggtcaactctaagtgctcttattgggaagtggaaacatctaggcgCAAAAATGGCTCAGTCgcaaagtggtaagccacacaagcttacaaaatgggaccgccgagtgctgaagcgcgtaacatCTGTCCTTGGTtcaaacactcactaccgagttgcaaactgcctctggaagcaacgtcagcacaagaactgttcgtcgggagcttcatgaaatggctttccattgccaagcagccgcacataagcataagatcaccatgcgcaatgccaagcgtcatctggagtggtgtaaaacttgcttccattggactctggagcagtggaaacgcgttctctggagtgatgaatcactcttcaccatttggcagtccgacggatgaatctgggtttggcagatgccaggagaatgctacctgccccaatgcatagtaccaactgtaataTTTGGTGGAGGGGaaataattgtctggggctgtttttcatggttcaggctccttagctccagtgaagggaaatcttaacgctacatcatacaatgacattctagacgattctgtgcttccaggtttgtggcaacagtttggggaaggccctttcctgttttaacATGTCAATGCCCCCGTGGACAaaccgaggtccatacagaaatggtttgttgagattggtgtggaagaatttgactggcctgcacagagccctgacctcaacccaagaATGCTGACTGCGGCtgaatggctgaatggaagcaagtccccccagcaatgttccaacatctagtggaaagccttcccaacagagtggaggttgttatagcaacaaaggtgggaccaactctatattaatgcccatgattttggaatgagatgtttgacgagcaggtgtccacatacttttgttattgtagtgtttAGTTCCACAATATGAGGATGGACTAATGCTTTGAAATGTATGAACATGAAGATCATCCCGgcaaaacaggctgaaatatcaggcagtcttttcaaacagctcttacactgaaATGGCATTGAGttttggtctgcctggtgacatcaccatgcagtaaatgagttaatagaccaataagaaagagttccaatcCTCTCTGACaaaaacagctagttttcagttttcccctctccactcccagacagtcctaacaaaattattgcttgaggaattgctctttgctaagaagctatttctgtttctttttgaccattttaataaaaaatatatataaagtaaggtacttaattgttacccagaaatgcttgatattgagataaaaatggctgcattagaACTTTAATACTTACAGATACAGCAGCATGGCTATTTGTGGTGGTAACAGTGGGTTTCTTCAGCAGGTGCTATTGAAGTTTCTGTCTAAATATGACCATGAGTCTGACACAGAAAAGTGTTGAATGAGCTGAGGGaatgtgtgtatgtttatgtgcTGGATTCCTTAAGTACTCATTGATACTCACTTCCTGTACCTCAAGTATCACAGAACCGACTCTTATGTTTTGAATGTATATGTCATACAACTCATCACTTTTATATcactatttttgtttttattgcaCACACATTATAAAATGGATCACATTATtatacatatagcctacagtatatgtaTGACATGCATAGAGTTCCCTGTACACAAACATTTGCAGGCTTTAAAGGGAAAAATATAGCATAAATAGCTAGTGCAGATATAGTCCAAATCATGCAGGACATAGTCACCACCTCTGGGATGAAGCATTTCTCAAAGcaagtggcaagaaaaagtatgcaaACTCTTTGGAATTATGtggatttctacataaattggccataaaattagatctgatcttcatctaaatcacaacaacagacaaacacagtctgcttaaactaataacacacaaatgattgtatttttcttgtctatattgaatacataatttaaacattcagtgtaggttggaaaaagtatgtgaaccccaaggctaatgacttctccaaaacctaattggagtcaggagtcagctaatgTGGAGTCCAGtaaatgagacgagattggagatgttggttagagctgccctgcactTTAAAAACCACTCAAAAAtgttgagtttgctattcacaagaagcattgcctgatgtaaaccatgcctcgaacaaaagagatctcagaagacccaagattaagaaATGTTGACTTGCagaaagctggaaagggttacaaaagtatttctaaaagccttgatgttcatcagtccatggtaagacaaatggtctataaatggagaaagttcagcactgttgctactctccctagaagtgcaagagcacagagcactcaatgaggtt from Salmo trutta chromosome 26, fSalTru1.1, whole genome shotgun sequence includes the following:
- the LOC115163522 gene encoding small nuclear ribonucleoprotein Sm D2, whose amino-acid sequence is MSLLNKPKSEMTPEELQKREEEEFNTGPLSVLTQSVKNNTQVLVNCRNNKKLLGRVKAFDRHCNMVLENVKEMWTEVPKSGKGKKKSKPVNKDRYISKMFLRGDSVIVVLRNPLITGK